A single genomic interval of Verrucomicrobiota bacterium harbors:
- a CDS encoding SIS domain-containing protein, translating to MTPTEQYLEKSRGILEAVAAQESTINQVADLFSKTILAGQMVHLFGSGHSRMMTEEMWPRYGSFPGFNPIVELSLSFHNLVVGANGQRQAMFLENVSGLADRILRNYDLTAEDSALVISSSGCNIVPIEMAEIFQRRSVKVVALISKLHSEPSASKRGDGKKLQDFADIVLDTGAPLGDAMVRIDGLDTPVAPGSTVGGCLIINSIKAEVAHRLTAAGHPPKVLSAGAVVGAERAVELFESAYDEHAHRIARYYENVGKP from the coding sequence ATGACTCCTACTGAACAGTATCTCGAAAAATCCCGAGGCATTCTTGAAGCGGTTGCCGCCCAGGAATCCACGATTAACCAAGTCGCCGACCTCTTCTCCAAAACAATTCTGGCAGGGCAGATGGTCCACCTCTTCGGCTCCGGGCACAGTCGGATGATGACAGAGGAAATGTGGCCCCGTTACGGATCCTTCCCCGGCTTTAACCCGATCGTCGAGCTATCGCTTTCCTTCCACAACCTCGTTGTGGGAGCAAACGGCCAGCGACAAGCCATGTTTCTGGAGAATGTAAGCGGCCTCGCCGACCGGATCCTCCGCAACTACGATCTGACTGCAGAAGACTCGGCCTTGGTCATCTCATCAAGTGGTTGCAACATTGTGCCGATTGAGATGGCGGAAATTTTTCAACGACGCAGTGTCAAAGTCGTTGCTCTGATCAGCAAACTTCATTCTGAGCCGAGTGCCAGCAAGCGGGGCGATGGTAAAAAACTCCAGGACTTCGCCGACATCGTTCTGGATACAGGCGCACCTCTCGGTGACGCGATGGTAAGGATAGACGGGTTGGATACGCCGGTTGCACCGGGTTCGACAGTGGGAGGCTGCTTGATCATCAACTCAATCAAAGCCGAAGTTGCTCATCGGCTTACCGCAGCGGGTCATCCGCCAAAGGTCTTGAGTGCCGGAGCGGTGGTTGGGGCCGAAAGAGCCGTCGAGCTCTTCGAGAGCGCCTACGATGAGCATGCCCACCGGATCGCCCGCTACTATGAGAATGTCGGCAAACCGTAG